The following proteins come from a genomic window of Deltaproteobacteria bacterium:
- a CDS encoding HAD family phosphatase, producing MRRFEAAGANRARVVYKAAMPVGAVLFDLDGTLVDSEREYAEAMARALRAGLGLAIDQADRDYLVGRAWGDIHAHLRERYGERMPWSRQQLIDATFAERQRLGAERDVTVLPGARDAIARFDGIPRAIVTGSSRQEAAFSLRALGETAAFRAVVTCEDYARSKPAPDGYLAAAAAVGVDPRDCLVVEDSAAGIAAGLAAGMLVVAVRAGNFVGADQSAAHRIVDTLDDLTIDLVRALRAEVPH from the coding sequence GTGCGCCGCTTCGAGGCGGCGGGTGCAAACCGCGCGCGCGTAGTGTACAAAGCGGCGATGCCGGTCGGCGCCGTGTTGTTCGATCTCGACGGGACGCTCGTGGACTCCGAGCGCGAGTACGCCGAGGCGATGGCGCGAGCGCTGCGCGCGGGGCTCGGCCTCGCCATCGATCAGGCCGACCGCGACTACCTCGTCGGCCGCGCGTGGGGCGACATCCACGCGCACCTGCGCGAGCGCTACGGCGAGCGGATGCCGTGGTCGCGGCAGCAGCTGATCGACGCGACGTTCGCCGAGCGCCAGCGTTTGGGTGCCGAGCGCGACGTGACCGTCCTGCCCGGCGCGCGCGACGCCATCGCGCGGTTCGACGGCATCCCGCGCGCGATCGTGACCGGCTCGTCGCGCCAGGAGGCGGCGTTTTCGCTGCGCGCGCTCGGCGAGACCGCCGCATTCCGCGCGGTCGTCACGTGCGAAGACTACGCCCGGTCCAAGCCGGCGCCCGACGGCTACCTCGCCGCGGCCGCCGCCGTCGGCGTCGACCCGCGCGACTGTCTCGTGGTCGAGGACTCGGCCGCCGGGATCGCCGCGGGGCTCGCCGCCGGCATGCTGGTGGTCGCGGTGCGCGCGGGCAATTTCGTGGGCGCCGACCAGTCGGCCGCCCACCGCATCGTGGACACGCTCGACGACCTGACGATCGACCTCGTGCGCGCGCTGCGGGCCGAAGTGCCGCACTGA
- a CDS encoding hydroxymethylglutaryl-CoA lyase, which translates to MLERLPERVTIYEVGPRDGLQNEARTVPTADKIAFINALSDTGLPAIEITSFVSPRWIPQLADAVEVARGVDRRPGVRYSALVPNRKGLDRAIDAGMDEIAVFLSASETHNKRNVNKSIDDTLRAFDGVVGPALDRGMRVRAYVSTVYGCPYEGEVDPAVAVRLAQTLLGMGVYQVSLGDTIGVANPRQVEHVLSMVLERVPAEAIAMHFHDTQGTALANCLVGLTLGVTTVDAAVGGLGGCPYAPGAAGNLATEDVVAMLHAMGVDTGVDLDKLIDCSRMAAAFVGHELPSKYLKAHIGKRARARRHAETPP; encoded by the coding sequence ATGCTCGAACGACTCCCGGAACGCGTCACGATCTACGAAGTCGGGCCCCGCGACGGCCTGCAGAACGAGGCGCGCACGGTGCCCACCGCCGACAAGATCGCGTTCATCAACGCGCTGTCGGACACCGGCCTGCCGGCGATCGAGATCACGAGTTTCGTGTCGCCGCGGTGGATCCCGCAGCTGGCCGACGCCGTCGAGGTGGCGCGCGGCGTCGATCGCCGGCCCGGCGTGCGGTATTCGGCGCTCGTGCCGAACCGCAAAGGGCTCGACCGCGCCATCGACGCCGGCATGGACGAAATCGCCGTGTTCCTGTCGGCGTCCGAGACGCACAACAAGCGCAACGTCAACAAGTCGATCGACGACACGCTGCGCGCGTTCGACGGCGTCGTCGGCCCGGCGCTCGACCGCGGCATGCGCGTCCGCGCCTACGTGTCGACCGTGTACGGCTGCCCGTACGAGGGGGAGGTCGACCCGGCGGTGGCCGTCCGCCTGGCGCAGACGCTGCTCGGGATGGGCGTGTACCAGGTGTCGCTCGGCGACACGATCGGCGTCGCCAACCCGCGCCAGGTCGAGCACGTGCTGTCGATGGTGCTCGAGCGCGTGCCGGCCGAAGCGATCGCGATGCACTTTCACGACACGCAGGGCACGGCGCTGGCCAACTGCCTCGTCGGCCTCACCCTCGGCGTGACCACCGTCGACGCGGCGGTCGGCGGCCTCGGCGGCTGCCCGTACGCGCCGGGCGCCGCCGGCAACCTGGCGACCGAGGACGTCGTCGCGATGTTGCACGCGATGGGTGTCGACACCGGCGTCGACCTCGACAAGCTGATCGACTGCTCGCGCATGGCCGCGGCGTTCGTCGGCCACGAGCTGCCGAGCAAGTACCTCAAGGCCCACATCGGCAAGCGCGCGCGCGCGCGCCGGCACGCGGAGACTCCACCGTGA
- a CDS encoding DUF4405 domain-containing protein, protein MLATAGGSAGRRSAGSTRCRSRRPTAACASRSGATDPTRPTARRCSVRRVLDWLDDRSGYRAVLRSALDEPVPGGASFAYVWGSVLTFVFALQAVTGVLLALYYSPSSTDAWASVAYIEDQVTAGWFIRGLHHYGASAMVILAGLHMLQTAVYGAYKKPRELNWIVGVFLLAVLMAFALTGYLLPWDQTGYWATKVATGIAGSSPAIGDALQQVAQGGNEYGNLTITRFFTLHVFVLPGALVALIVAHVALFRKHGVTPRWGKSRDELQRTTAPFWPDQLLRDMIAIAVVFAVLCAVVVYTGGAGLDAPADPSSSFDARPEWYFRPLFQLLKYFHGPLETIVALGAPVVIGGVLLALPFADRGDSRDPRHRLRYLAVLGVGFAAAGALTAVSFAEDAGDEALQQRLADAERQADKARSLAAQYGVPAAGGPAVFTMEPGYEARKLWGERCAGCHQGGDRKGPEIGPGYNSRAWIRAFLRDPSGDRFFGVTKIDKMKPVQVQGTDFDALVEMVYAETGAADVDAALAERGRQLFDDGECSDCHSRDWDSEGDLGPNLGRRGTVDMLAAFIADPGHPRWFGDKNEMPRFGDKLTADQIRRLAEYVAALRDEAPDAPAGAAPR, encoded by the coding sequence TTGCTCGCGACGGCGGGCGGCTCGGCGGGCCGGCGAAGCGCGGGCTCGACCCGCTGCCGGTCGAGGAGGCCGACGGCCGCGTGCGCGTCGCGTTCCGGCGCTACCGATCCGACACGCCCGACCGCGAGGAGGTGTAGCGTGCGCCGCGTCCTCGACTGGCTCGACGATCGGTCCGGCTACCGGGCCGTGCTCCGCTCCGCGCTCGACGAGCCGGTCCCCGGCGGCGCGTCGTTCGCGTACGTGTGGGGTTCGGTGCTCACGTTCGTGTTCGCGCTGCAGGCGGTCACCGGTGTGCTGCTCGCGCTGTACTACAGCCCGTCGTCGACCGACGCGTGGGCGTCGGTCGCGTACATCGAGGACCAGGTGACGGCCGGTTGGTTCATCCGCGGGCTGCACCACTACGGCGCTTCGGCGATGGTCATCCTCGCCGGCCTGCACATGCTCCAGACTGCGGTGTACGGGGCGTACAAAAAGCCGCGCGAACTCAATTGGATCGTGGGCGTGTTCCTGCTCGCGGTGCTCATGGCGTTCGCCCTCACCGGGTATCTGCTGCCGTGGGATCAAACCGGCTACTGGGCGACGAAGGTCGCCACCGGGATCGCGGGCAGCTCGCCGGCGATCGGCGACGCGCTCCAGCAGGTCGCGCAGGGGGGCAACGAGTACGGCAACCTCACGATCACCCGGTTCTTCACCCTGCACGTGTTCGTGCTGCCCGGCGCGCTCGTCGCGCTCATCGTCGCGCACGTCGCGCTGTTCCGAAAGCACGGGGTCACCCCGCGGTGGGGCAAGTCGCGGGACGAATTGCAGCGGACGACCGCGCCGTTTTGGCCGGACCAACTGCTGCGCGACATGATCGCGATCGCCGTCGTGTTCGCCGTGTTGTGCGCGGTGGTCGTCTACACCGGCGGCGCCGGGCTCGATGCGCCGGCGGACCCGTCGTCGAGCTTCGACGCCCGGCCGGAGTGGTACTTCCGCCCGCTGTTCCAGTTATTGAAGTACTTCCATGGGCCGCTCGAGACGATCGTCGCGCTCGGCGCGCCGGTCGTCATCGGCGGCGTGCTGCTGGCGTTGCCGTTCGCCGATCGGGGCGACAGCCGCGACCCGCGTCACCGCCTCCGCTACCTGGCGGTGCTCGGCGTCGGCTTCGCGGCGGCCGGCGCGCTCACGGCCGTGTCGTTTGCCGAGGACGCAGGCGACGAGGCGCTGCAACAGCGGCTCGCCGACGCCGAGCGCCAGGCCGACAAGGCGCGGTCGCTGGCGGCGCAATACGGCGTGCCGGCCGCCGGCGGTCCGGCCGTGTTCACGATGGAACCCGGCTACGAGGCGCGCAAGCTGTGGGGCGAGCGGTGTGCCGGCTGCCACCAGGGCGGCGATCGCAAGGGGCCGGAGATCGGACCGGGATACAACTCGCGCGCGTGGATTCGCGCGTTCTTGCGCGACCCGAGCGGCGATCGGTTCTTCGGCGTGACGAAGATCGACAAGATGAAGCCGGTGCAGGTGCAAGGAACTGACTTCGACGCGCTCGTCGAGATGGTGTACGCGGAGACGGGCGCGGCCGACGTGGACGCGGCGCTCGCCGAGCGGGGACGCCAGCTGTTCGACGACGGCGAGTGCTCCGATTGCCACTCGCGCGATTGGGACAGCGAGGGCGATCTCGGCCCCAACCTCGGCCGGCGCGGCACGGTCGACATGCTCGCGGCGTTCATCGCGGACCCCGGTCACCCGCGCTGGTTCGGCGACAAGAACGAGATGCCTCGGTTCGGCGACAAGCTGACGGCGGATCAGATCCGGAGGTTGGCCGAGTACGTCGCGGCGCTGCGCGACGAGGCGCCGGACGCGCCGGCCGGCGCCGCGCCGCGCTGA